Proteins encoded within one genomic window of Acidithiobacillus sp. AMEEHan:
- the pabB gene encoding aminodeoxychorismate synthase component I: protein MRQGDFRYGKYATGVGMRLWEIEYWEDSADLFARCATEVGAAFLDSGTASGPQRRQDLLLRQPQAWIWEDAGGVWRQDRGSEARRQTGTLFSTLRPLLEKQPVGSGSWSRLTVPLLCGFLAYDWAAGGNGSRDNKEDDQPVAVFALYDQILLQDHQQRRAWIIASSAADDAWTTVLQRPLPDFPPFQLSPAGIRPHWSYADYAAAYARTQEYILAGDCYQINLAQGFSAGWQGDPWPLYQRLRRVSRAPFSAFFRHPWGTLLSVSPERLLRLAGGRLQARPIKGTRRRHPDPRRDRESAAELMASRKDRAENLMIVDLLRNDLGKVAASGSVQVPELFSLESYDQVHHLVSSIEADLAPGLDAWDALAAAFPGGSITGAPKHRAMEIIAELEAGPRGIYCGCFGYVTAGGEMDWNILIRSLELNSEGELRFFGGGAIVADSDCAAEYAESLDKVAMIRETLEAFLPQGATCATVAR from the coding sequence TTGAGGCAGGGAGACTTCCGCTACGGCAAGTACGCGACTGGGGTTGGAATGCGGCTTTGGGAAATCGAGTATTGGGAGGATAGCGCAGACCTTTTTGCTCGCTGCGCGACGGAGGTGGGCGCGGCTTTTCTGGACAGCGGTACCGCTTCTGGACCGCAACGGCGGCAGGATCTCTTGCTGCGGCAGCCGCAGGCTTGGATTTGGGAGGATGCTGGCGGCGTCTGGCGGCAAGATCGAGGCAGTGAAGCACGGCGTCAGACGGGTACGCTTTTCTCTACCCTTCGTCCATTGTTGGAAAAGCAGCCAGTTGGTTCAGGGAGCTGGAGCAGGCTGACCGTGCCGCTGCTGTGTGGATTTTTGGCCTACGACTGGGCGGCCGGCGGGAACGGGAGTCGAGATAACAAAGAAGACGATCAGCCTGTGGCGGTGTTCGCACTCTATGACCAGATCTTGCTTCAGGATCATCAGCAGCGCCGCGCATGGATCATTGCCAGCTCAGCCGCCGATGATGCCTGGACCACCGTACTGCAGCGTCCGCTTCCTGATTTTCCGCCATTTCAACTCTCTCCCGCCGGTATTCGTCCGCACTGGAGCTACGCAGACTATGCCGCGGCCTACGCGCGCACGCAGGAATACATCCTCGCCGGTGACTGTTACCAAATCAATTTGGCGCAGGGCTTTTCCGCTGGCTGGCAAGGTGATCCCTGGCCCCTGTACCAGCGTTTGCGGAGAGTAAGCCGCGCGCCTTTTTCGGCATTTTTTCGCCATCCGTGGGGCACGTTGCTCAGTGTTTCGCCCGAGCGCCTGCTTCGCCTCGCGGGGGGGCGCTTGCAGGCGCGACCCATCAAGGGTACGCGTCGGCGCCATCCGGACCCGCGCCGGGATCGGGAAAGCGCCGCGGAACTCATGGCCAGCCGCAAAGACCGCGCAGAGAATCTGATGATTGTCGATCTGTTGCGTAATGACCTGGGCAAGGTGGCGGCGTCGGGCTCGGTGCAGGTACCCGAGCTATTCTCCTTGGAGTCTTATGATCAAGTACATCATCTGGTCAGCAGTATCGAAGCCGATTTGGCCCCAGGCCTCGACGCCTGGGATGCTCTGGCGGCGGCCTTTCCTGGGGGTTCGATTACCGGAGCACCCAAACACCGAGCGATGGAAATCATTGCCGAGCTGGAGGCCGGACCGCGAGGCATCTACTGCGGGTGTTTTGGCTATGTGACAGCGGGCGGAGAGATGGACTGGAATATTCTCATTCGCAGTCTCGAACTGAATAGCGAGGGAGAATTACGTTTTTTCGGCGGTGGCGCCATCGTCGCCGACTCCGACTGCGCGGCGGAGTATGCCGAAAGCCTCGACAAGGTGGCGATGATTCGCGAGACGCTGGAGGCGTTTTTGCCGCAGGGCGCCACCTGCGCTACAGTGGCGCGCTGA
- a CDS encoding TolC family outer membrane protein has product MSALRRAVPLGFALLLASPAIFAEDLLSVYQQAVQSDPRLAEARANLQAAEQNKPLARSAYLPHLGLGASVGFNSGSFSGFAGLNISKAYLSNSYSVSLTQAVFNGAALSAMKEAGSQIQAAAAGLAYTEQDLALRVAKAYFAVLEAQAQQAIAGKQTKLLESIYKQTQAQLQIGTGDIISVREARARLDAAKADLIQAENATQIARQRLERLTHQPLGPLAPLHEFQALGPQPDNMQDWVATAMKSSPQILQAEAQTQSAQDAVEVQRRARWPKLDLQGIAQHVHGNPFPGFTENQAGVSLNLSMPLFEGGQISSQVQKAEAQSMASSDHLGSVRDAVKLDVESAFLDLQNSVAQLQAAKESAQSAKVSLEGTRKGYEVGTRSIIDLLQTATDYIRAEQQYNVALYRQVTARVALKAAAGQLNIGDLTSINALLQP; this is encoded by the coding sequence ATGTCCGCTTTGCGTCGCGCGGTACCTCTTGGTTTTGCCCTGTTGCTCGCAAGTCCCGCGATCTTCGCGGAGGATCTGCTTAGCGTTTATCAGCAGGCGGTGCAATCGGACCCGCGTCTGGCTGAGGCCCGCGCGAACCTGCAGGCGGCCGAGCAAAACAAACCCCTTGCGCGCTCAGCTTACCTGCCCCACTTGGGGCTGGGTGCGAGTGTCGGCTTCAACTCTGGTAGTTTCTCTGGTTTTGCCGGCCTGAACATCAGCAAGGCCTATCTTTCCAACAGCTACAGCGTCAGCCTGACCCAAGCGGTATTCAATGGCGCGGCCCTTTCCGCCATGAAGGAGGCTGGAAGTCAAATCCAAGCAGCCGCTGCGGGCCTTGCCTACACCGAGCAGGATCTGGCGTTGCGGGTCGCCAAGGCGTACTTTGCGGTGCTCGAGGCGCAGGCGCAGCAGGCCATCGCAGGTAAGCAAACCAAGTTGCTCGAGAGCATCTATAAACAAACGCAAGCGCAGCTGCAGATCGGCACTGGTGACATCATCTCGGTACGCGAAGCGCGGGCGCGACTGGACGCCGCCAAGGCCGACCTGATTCAGGCGGAAAATGCCACGCAGATCGCGCGCCAGCGGCTGGAGCGCTTGACGCATCAGCCGCTCGGCCCATTGGCGCCGCTCCATGAGTTCCAAGCGCTTGGACCGCAACCAGACAATATGCAGGACTGGGTGGCAACTGCCATGAAATCCTCGCCACAGATCCTGCAAGCCGAGGCGCAAACACAGAGCGCCCAGGATGCGGTAGAGGTACAACGGCGTGCGCGCTGGCCAAAGCTGGACTTGCAAGGTATCGCGCAGCATGTGCATGGCAATCCCTTCCCTGGCTTTACCGAGAATCAGGCTGGAGTGAGCTTGAACCTATCCATGCCCCTCTTCGAGGGTGGGCAAATCTCCAGCCAGGTACAGAAGGCCGAGGCGCAGAGCATGGCATCGAGCGATCATCTGGGGAGCGTGCGTGATGCCGTAAAACTGGATGTCGAGAGTGCCTTTCTCGATCTCCAAAACAGCGTCGCGCAACTGCAGGCAGCGAAGGAATCGGCGCAGTCGGCCAAGGTATCGCTGGAAGGCACCCGCAAAGGCTACGAGGTTGGCACCCGTTCCATCATCGATCTCCTGCAAACCGCTACCGACTATATTCGTGCGGAACAACAGTATAACGTCGCTCTCTACCGTCAGGTCACCGCGCGCGTGGCCCTCAAGGCCGCCGCAGGGCAGTTGAACATCGGTGATCTCACCTCGATCAACGCTCTCCTGCAACCGTAA
- a CDS encoding DUF2249 domain-containing protein produces the protein MAELSNLSLDLRGLPDAKAGPLLFSAAQRLGLGQKISVQIDRDPHALLRATAFQLRDAISWSVASADPEWSAEIRPRKEAEAKDVVDLLTWDHYRLDRQFADVLAAANANRVDEAESIFQDYWIGLRRHVHMENYILGPVLGGGEKKGPLADMLFEHDSIIQQSRIVDETFREMDYGMLPAICAVLSGSLAKHENREENTLFPIWQAANNQDKLRAEEFLLQTKALLAGADDAAVKERFPD, from the coding sequence ATGGCGGAACTGAGCAACCTGTCGCTGGATCTGCGCGGGCTTCCCGATGCCAAGGCTGGTCCTTTGCTGTTCAGCGCGGCCCAGCGCCTGGGGCTCGGACAGAAAATATCGGTGCAGATCGATCGCGATCCCCATGCCCTGCTGCGCGCCACGGCCTTCCAGTTGCGTGACGCGATTTCTTGGTCGGTCGCGAGTGCCGATCCCGAATGGAGCGCCGAAATACGGCCGCGCAAAGAAGCCGAGGCGAAGGATGTCGTCGACCTCCTCACCTGGGATCACTACCGTCTCGACCGGCAATTTGCCGATGTTCTCGCCGCTGCCAATGCGAACCGGGTAGACGAGGCAGAGAGCATTTTTCAGGATTATTGGATTGGCCTGCGCCGTCACGTGCATATGGAGAACTACATTCTCGGGCCCGTACTCGGTGGTGGCGAGAAAAAGGGGCCATTGGCGGACATGCTGTTTGAGCACGACAGCATCATTCAGCAGTCCCGGATCGTGGATGAAACCTTCCGGGAAATGGACTATGGCATGTTGCCGGCTATCTGCGCGGTGCTCTCCGGATCTCTCGCCAAGCATGAGAACCGCGAGGAGAATACCCTGTTCCCGATTTGGCAAGCAGCCAACAATCAGGACAAGCTGCGGGCAGAGGAATTCTTGCTGCAGACCAAGGCGCTGTTGGCCGGCGCCGACGACGCCGCGGTCAAGGAGCGTTTTCCCGACTGA
- a CDS encoding Hsp33 family molecular chaperone HslO, whose translation MSSDSGDFLQSFYWESLPLRGARCRVDGIFARVIQGLEGPAELRQLLGEILVGLALISSTQKHFERLILQAQSQGNLQLLVAEMISGGGMRAYARWRGTDENLDLAALPEALLALTVDMGMDRDRYQGLIQLRDTLTQSLQAYFAESVQAPAYFRLLVDAASGIAGGYFLQRLPGVLTAEEWDVATGFFAVGSDQSLLLARPEQFLPEIFPTVGVRLRKAQALRFQCSCSQERVEHMLVALGEKEVEETLAVEGRVQVTCEYCQKVYLLNSTDVAALFARGKSLH comes from the coding sequence ATGAGCAGCGATTCCGGGGATTTTTTGCAGAGTTTTTACTGGGAGAGCCTGCCGCTGCGCGGCGCCCGCTGCCGCGTGGACGGTATCTTTGCACGCGTAATTCAGGGTCTGGAGGGACCGGCAGAGCTCCGCCAGTTGCTCGGCGAAATTCTCGTTGGTCTGGCTCTGATCTCCAGCACCCAGAAACATTTCGAGCGATTGATTCTCCAGGCCCAGAGCCAGGGCAACCTGCAACTCCTCGTGGCGGAGATGATCTCCGGCGGTGGCATGCGCGCCTATGCCCGTTGGCGTGGGACAGACGAAAATCTCGACCTAGCGGCGCTGCCAGAGGCTTTGCTCGCCCTCACCGTGGATATGGGTATGGACCGCGATCGCTATCAAGGGCTGATCCAGTTGCGTGATACGCTGACACAATCCCTGCAGGCCTATTTTGCCGAGTCAGTGCAGGCCCCAGCGTATTTCCGTCTGCTGGTGGACGCCGCCAGTGGCATCGCCGGAGGCTATTTTCTGCAACGTCTGCCAGGCGTTCTTACGGCGGAGGAATGGGATGTCGCCACCGGTTTTTTTGCGGTAGGCTCGGATCAATCGCTGTTGCTTGCCCGTCCGGAGCAGTTCCTCCCGGAAATCTTCCCCACTGTGGGCGTGCGCCTGCGCAAAGCGCAAGCGCTGCGCTTTCAATGCAGTTGCTCGCAGGAGCGGGTAGAGCACATGCTCGTCGCCCTGGGCGAGAAAGAAGTGGAAGAGACTCTGGCGGTAGAAGGCAGGGTGCAGGTCACCTGCGAGTACTGTCAAAAGGTCTACCTACTCAATTCCACCGACGTCGCGGCACTCTTTGCGAGGGGCAAATCGCTGCACTGA
- a CDS encoding ATP-binding protein: MQRYSPLSFALGVATVDPQSPDFDPEPLGAHVHALGLPWFWERQDIFARAQKHLGRPSYCSFCARMRRGVLYACARREGYNVIALGQHLDDFAESFFMSMFYNGELRTMKAHYAVREGDLRVIRPLVYCRERQTRAYAEAEGLPIIIENCPACFRHPTERQRMKELLAAQEERDPRLFKQLLRALAPLMAREMPA; this comes from the coding sequence ATGCAACGGTACAGCCCACTATCCTTCGCACTGGGAGTGGCAACCGTCGATCCCCAGAGTCCGGACTTTGATCCCGAACCACTCGGCGCCCATGTCCATGCACTTGGACTACCGTGGTTCTGGGAGCGGCAGGATATCTTTGCTCGTGCCCAGAAACACCTGGGGCGGCCATCGTATTGCAGCTTCTGTGCGCGAATGCGGCGGGGGGTCCTCTATGCCTGTGCACGCCGCGAAGGCTACAACGTCATCGCCCTTGGGCAGCACCTCGACGATTTTGCGGAAAGTTTTTTCATGTCGATGTTTTATAATGGGGAACTCCGTACCATGAAGGCCCATTACGCGGTACGCGAAGGAGACCTGCGCGTCATCCGTCCACTGGTCTACTGTCGCGAGCGACAGACTCGCGCCTATGCCGAAGCTGAGGGCTTGCCGATCATCATCGAGAACTGCCCAGCCTGCTTTCGCCATCCCACCGAGCGTCAGCGTATGAAGGAGTTACTGGCCGCTCAGGAGGAGCGGGATCCGCGTCTGTTCAAACAGCTATTGCGCGCCTTGGCGCCATTGATGGCGCGAGAGATGCCGGCATGA
- the rfaE1 gene encoding D-glycero-beta-D-manno-heptose-7-phosphate kinase, whose translation MPSADPDSLDQLRRAHVAVLGDVMLDRYWFGRVERISPEAPVPVVQVGREEERPGGAANVALNIAALGARCRLRAAVGRDAAADSLATLLRRAGVDTHFVALEGLPTTVKLRVIGHQQQLLRLDFEERPDEQRLQGLLLGDEDFFSGMAALLLSDYGKGAVQNPQAWIRLARERQIPVLVDPKGRDFARYAGATLLTPNKSEFQTVAGSWKTEEEFRALGRHWREAWQLTALLVTRGEEGMTLFLADGIHHHPAQAREVFDVTGAGDTVIATIATAVAAGWPLDRAVELGNRAAGIVVGKLGAATVSAAELASSLESVHG comes from the coding sequence GTGCCATCGGCCGACCCTGATTCCTTGGACCAATTGCGCCGGGCCCACGTTGCCGTGCTCGGCGACGTGATGCTCGACCGCTACTGGTTTGGCCGGGTCGAGCGTATCTCGCCCGAGGCGCCGGTGCCCGTCGTGCAGGTTGGGCGCGAAGAAGAAAGACCCGGAGGCGCTGCCAATGTAGCCCTGAATATCGCTGCCCTGGGTGCGCGCTGTCGTCTGCGGGCGGCGGTTGGCCGGGACGCCGCAGCGGACAGTCTCGCCACTTTGCTGCGTCGGGCGGGGGTAGATACCCATTTTGTGGCGCTCGAAGGCCTTCCCACCACGGTCAAGTTGCGGGTGATTGGACACCAGCAGCAGTTGCTCCGTCTCGATTTTGAGGAGCGCCCTGATGAGCAGCGTTTACAGGGCCTGTTGCTCGGCGACGAAGATTTTTTTTCCGGGATGGCAGCCTTGCTGTTGTCGGATTATGGCAAAGGCGCGGTGCAGAACCCGCAGGCCTGGATTCGGCTGGCGCGCGAACGCCAGATTCCCGTTCTCGTCGATCCCAAGGGGCGCGATTTTGCCCGCTATGCCGGGGCGACGCTCTTGACGCCCAATAAAAGTGAATTCCAGACTGTCGCAGGCAGCTGGAAGACGGAAGAGGAATTTCGCGCACTGGGTCGGCACTGGCGCGAGGCGTGGCAACTGACGGCCTTGTTGGTGACCCGTGGAGAGGAGGGAATGACCCTTTTTCTTGCCGATGGGATACATCATCACCCGGCCCAGGCGCGCGAGGTGTTCGACGTGACCGGCGCCGGAGATACGGTGATTGCCACCATTGCCACGGCGGTGGCGGCCGGCTGGCCTCTGGACCGGGCAGTGGAGCTGGGCAATCGGGCTGCCGGCATTGTGGTCGGCAAACTTGGGGCGGCAACCGTATCCGCGGCGGAGCTCGCCTCCAGTCTGGAGTCGGTGCATGGCTGA